The genomic region GCTGCTGCTGTCGCCCGCGCACTGGGGTCAGCCGCCGTTTCGGCAAGAGTTGCTGGCCCGGGCCCGCGCGCAGTATGGCGAGCAGGCTGTGCTGCACATCCAGCCGCCCTACAGCGTGAGCACGGCCGCCGATGAGTACTTTGCGGCACTGGGGCGGCAATGCGGTTTAGGGGATGTCGCATCGGATTACGAATTTGAAGCCGCGCTGGAGCGCCGCCTGCTGGCAGGCGAGCGCCTGTTCTGCCTTGTCAGCCGGTTTGAGCAGGGCACCCCCGCCCTGCGTGAGACGCTGGCGGGCATTTTGCGCAGCCTGAGCGAAATGCACAGCGGCCGCCTGCACCTGCTGCTGTGCGGTGGCGAGGCGCTGGCCGACCTCAAGTACCGCAGCGGTGACCTGTCACTGCTCAACATTGCCCAGGTCAACCACTGGCCGGAGCCCACGCTGGAAGACCTGGTGGTGCTGGCCCGCCACCGCTGGCCCGAGCAGACCTGGACGGTGCCCGTGCTGGCAGGCCTGCAAGACCTCACGGGCTCGCACCCCGCGTTGTTTGAAGAGGGGCTGCAGTGGCTGGTAGACCATGGCACCCTGGCGCTGGAGGGCGATGCCACGGCGGCGCGGGCCTTGCACTCCCACCTGGCGGGCAGCGCGCGGCTTTGGCAAACCTATCTGCCGCTGGCGCAGGAGCCTCATGCCCGTGAGCGGCTAAGCCAGCTGTTGCAGGCACAAGACCTGGGGCGCGCGCGCCCCTACCTGCAAGACGATGACCTGCGCCGACTGTTCTGGGGCAACCTCATCCATGTGCGTGGCCAGGGGGATGCTGCCCGCCTGCACTGGCGCAGCCCCATCGTGCGCGAGGCCGGGCTGGCGGTGCTGGACACCTGCGCCGCGCCATGATGGCCATGCCCTCCCGCACGGTGGTGCGTGCCGTGGTGATTGCGCTGGTCACGCTGTTTGTGGCCAGTGCGGTGCTCACGCCCAAGCTCAACCCCGCCACCCGCGGCCGGGTCACGGCGGTAGAAGCGGCGGGCCCCGTGTGGGGAGAGATTGCGCAATGGCGTGTGGCCCTGGGACAGGCCACCCATGAACAAGGCGGCTGGCCCGCAGACATCCAGCACTACGCGCCCCCCGGCACAGGCCGCTTCGTGCGTGCTTCGTCTCCTGAACCCTATGTGTTGCAGGTCGAGGTGGTGCGTGACTCCGAAATGGGCATCCTCGCAGGTGCGCAGGCGGTGATGCGATGGAACCCGCAGAAATTCACCTGGTCGTGCAGGGCAGGCAAGCCGCCGTTCCCCCCGGGCTTCTTGCCCCTGAATTGCCAGGACGGGGTGGGAGACGACCGCCCGGAAGGGGCGGGGCCTTCCACCGCTCCCGATCCATTTGGCTGGCTGCGCAATTTGATGCTGTGGTGCGGCATGGCCTTTGTGGGCGCAGGGGTGATGTGGGTGGTGCGCCACCCGCTGCTGGGGCCTGCACGCGTGCGACCTGCCCGGCTACGGCGCACTCCGCTGGCCTTGTTGCCCAGGCTGGACAAGGTGCTGCGCCTCACCGGTCGTCTGCCCGCCACCCTGCAGGCCGCAGGTATCCGGCAGGCTGACTGGCAGCGTGCCGTGCAATGCGCTAGCGCAGATGGCGCGGTGCTGGCCCAGGCGCTGGCCGCCAAGGTGGCCGCAACCCAGCAGGCCAGTGCAGACTGGGCCTTGCCTGGCGTGGTGCTGCAGTGGCAACTGCCTGCAGACTGGCCCGCATCGCTGGACCGCTGCCTGGTACTGGTGCCCGAGTCCGGTGTGGACGAGGCCGCACTGGTGCAAAGCCTGCGGGCCGCCGGCACTGCCAGTGATGTGTTGCTGGTGCTGGGTTCGGATAGCGAAGAAACCGCCCAGCCCTTGCTCCAAAAGCACTGTGCTGACCACGCCAACCTGCATGTGCTGGTCGATAGCGCTACGCAGACGGAGTGGTTGCTGGGCAGTGCATCAGAGCAGGTGCTGCTGCGCCTGTTGGCTGCGCAACTGCGCATCACGCGCATATCGCCCTACCAGACGCGCGGTGGCGTCACGCGTGAAGGTGCCTTTTTTGGACGTGCGCAATTGCTGGCCCGGGTATTGACCCGTGAGCCCGCCAACTACCTGGTGGTGGGTGGGCGGCAACTGGGCAAGAGCAGCCTGCTCAAAGCCGTGCAGCGGCGCCTGCAGGGGCATCCGCATATCGTGTGCCACTACGTGTCCCTGCGCGATCATCGCTTGGCCCCTCGCCTGGCTTTGCAATTGGGGTTGCCTGCCGCTACGCCCCTGGAGGGCATCGTGGATCACCTCCAGGCGCAATACGTGGGCAAGCGCCTGTACCTGCTGGTGGACGAGGCAGACCTGTTCTTTCGCGACGAATCCTCCCGGGGGTACGAGCAGCTCTCGACCCTGCGCGCCCTCAGCGATGAGGGGCGGTGCTGGTTCATGCTGGCGGGCTTTTGGGACCTGTACGCCACCGCAGTGCTGGATTACCAAAGCCCCCTGCGCAACTTTGGCGAAGTGCTGACCATCGGCGGCCTGGAGCGCCAGGCCTGCCGCGAACTGGCCACCGAACCGCTGCGCCGCCTGCGCCTGGGCTTTGCCAGCGATGCGCTCGTAGAGCGCCTGATCGACGCCAGCGGCCAGCGTGCCAACCTGGTGGCCATCCTGTGCCAGGAATGTCTGGAAGCCCTGCAACCCGGCGAGCGGGCCATCGAGACTCACCACCTCAACCAGGCCCTCGCTTCGCAGGCCGTGCAGGACGCATTGGCCGGCTGGGGCCGCCTGAGCCAGGACGAAGCCGCCTGCAGGCTGGACCGCGTGCTGGTCTACCACACCGCACAGGCAGGGCAGACCAGTCTGGTGGCATTGATTGAATTGCTGCAAACGCACGGCATTGCGGCCGATGCGCAGGCGCTGCGCGAATCGCTGGCGCGCCTGCAACTGGCCTATGTACTGCGCAAGCAGGATGCCGAGTACCGCTTTGCCATTCCTTTGCTGCAATCCCAGTTTGAGACCAGCGAGGTGGAGCAGCTGCTGCGGCAGGAAATGTCTGCCCTCGCAAGGAGCTGATGCGATGAGAAGCGGTTCAAGAGCACACCTCACTCGAACGGTGCGAGAAGGCTCTGACGCATCGGCCGTGCCATTTTTTCAGGGAATGCTTTTTTTTGATCTCAGGAGAACTCATATGACCCACCCGACCCCATCGTCCCCTTCCATCACGCCTGCGCTGCAGCCAGAGTCCCGCTATGCCTCGGTGGTCCAAGACCACAAAGCCCTCTGGGGTGCCGTGCAAGAGCGGGCGCATGAGGGAGAGGGCGAAGGGCTGGTCGCAGCCATCGCTGTGCATGCCTCGCGGGCCTTGGTCGCCTACATCGAGTACGGCGAGGACATGGATTACCCCGAGCTGCGTTTGCTGGATTTGCGTACCGATGAAGTGACCGCCGTCGACAGCGAGGACCTGGCCGACGCCCCCATGATTGATGGTCTGGCCTTTACAGATGAAGACGCGGGACTGCTGGAGCTTCAGTTTCGCGACGGCGACAAGCATGTGGTGACGCTGGACTTCGACGGCCCATCGGTCCGCTGGTAGGCGGCTGGAGTCCCCCCGCCATGGCAAGCTCGTCCGCTGTTGTCCTTGAGCACGACTCAGGGTTTGATCACATCCTGTCCTCCCTGGAACGCCTGGTGCGCTCCGGTGTTCACCCAGACCGCATCAGCGTATCCCAGTACCCTGCATTGCAGTGGGCATGTGACGCGCGCTGGGCGTATTACGACCGTGAGGATGATGAATCCGTGCGCGGGCGGGTAGACGCGCAGTTCGAGTTGCTGTGCCTGCTCTTGGCGCATGGCGCCGATCCCAACAGGCGCGTGAACCGCGGGACTACCCCGCTGGCAGTGTGCTGTGAACAGTTTGCCAATCATTCCCGGGATCGTGCCCTGGAGCGGCTGGACCAGGTGCTGACTGCGGGAGGCGATCCCCGTCAGACCAAGGACTCTGCCGTCTGCATGGTGCTCGGCCTGAGAGATATGCGGGGCGAAATCTTCAGCATGCCGTTTCGCGAAGACGCAC from Acidovorax sp. DW039 harbors:
- a CDS encoding AAA family ATPase; translation: MAMPSRTVVRAVVIALVTLFVASAVLTPKLNPATRGRVTAVEAAGPVWGEIAQWRVALGQATHEQGGWPADIQHYAPPGTGRFVRASSPEPYVLQVEVVRDSEMGILAGAQAVMRWNPQKFTWSCRAGKPPFPPGFLPLNCQDGVGDDRPEGAGPSTAPDPFGWLRNLMLWCGMAFVGAGVMWVVRHPLLGPARVRPARLRRTPLALLPRLDKVLRLTGRLPATLQAAGIRQADWQRAVQCASADGAVLAQALAAKVAATQQASADWALPGVVLQWQLPADWPASLDRCLVLVPESGVDEAALVQSLRAAGTASDVLLVLGSDSEETAQPLLQKHCADHANLHVLVDSATQTEWLLGSASEQVLLRLLAAQLRITRISPYQTRGGVTREGAFFGRAQLLARVLTREPANYLVVGGRQLGKSSLLKAVQRRLQGHPHIVCHYVSLRDHRLAPRLALQLGLPAATPLEGIVDHLQAQYVGKRLYLLVDEADLFFRDESSRGYEQLSTLRALSDEGRCWFMLAGFWDLYATAVLDYQSPLRNFGEVLTIGGLERQACRELATEPLRRLRLGFASDALVERLIDASGQRANLVAILCQECLEALQPGERAIETHHLNQALASQAVQDALAGWGRLSQDEAACRLDRVLVYHTAQAGQTSLVALIELLQTHGIAADAQALRESLARLQLAYVLRKQDAEYRFAIPLLQSQFETSEVEQLLRQEMSALARS